A genomic region of Sideroxydans sp. CL21 contains the following coding sequences:
- a CDS encoding class I SAM-dependent methyltransferase — MPITLPVPGPDALVHSAKLCDLIRNDIAAQGGWIPFSRFMELALYAPGLGYYTAGSRKFGGEGDFITAPELSTLFGRTVAKQLIEVMQASSPHILELGAGSGKLALDILGELERRDELPESYSILEVSADLRERQQALLREKLPHLADRVHWLDALPEKISGAVIGNEVLDAFPVHLMYWTNQRILERGVTTVANHFNWQDRLPESPVLLDIAMKIKVPDDYLSEISLTARGLIASLCERIETGAMLFIDYGFGAGEYYHPQRTRGTLMCHYRHHTHDDPFYLPGLQDITAHVDFTAIAETAIDHGAHFLGYTSQAHFLINNGVTDFLGEVSPENVKAYAPLSAQLQKLTSPAEMGELFKVIALGKGLDQPLSGFLRGDLSRGL, encoded by the coding sequence ATGCCCATCACCTTGCCTGTCCCCGGACCCGACGCTCTTGTTCACAGCGCCAAATTGTGCGACCTCATCCGCAACGACATTGCCGCACAGGGCGGATGGATTCCCTTTTCACGTTTCATGGAATTGGCGCTATATGCGCCCGGTCTGGGTTACTACACCGCCGGATCCAGAAAATTTGGCGGGGAGGGCGATTTCATCACTGCGCCGGAACTCTCCACCCTGTTCGGCAGGACCGTCGCAAAGCAATTGATCGAAGTGATGCAGGCCAGCTCGCCGCACATCCTGGAACTCGGAGCGGGCAGCGGAAAACTCGCGCTCGATATTCTCGGCGAACTCGAACGGCGTGACGAACTGCCGGAAAGTTATTCGATACTGGAGGTAAGCGCCGATCTGCGCGAGCGCCAGCAGGCACTGCTGCGCGAAAAACTGCCGCATCTCGCGGATCGCGTGCACTGGCTGGATGCCTTGCCGGAAAAAATCTCCGGTGCAGTCATCGGCAATGAGGTGCTGGATGCGTTTCCGGTCCATCTGATGTACTGGACGAATCAGCGCATCTTGGAACGCGGTGTGACAACCGTAGCCAACCATTTCAACTGGCAGGACAGACTGCCGGAATCACCAGTGCTGCTCGACATCGCAATGAAAATCAAGGTGCCCGACGATTACCTTAGCGAAATCTCGCTCACCGCGCGCGGTCTGATCGCCAGCCTGTGCGAGCGCATTGAAACAGGAGCCATGCTGTTCATCGACTACGGTTTCGGTGCAGGCGAGTATTACCATCCGCAACGGACACGCGGCACCCTGATGTGTCATTACCGTCACCACACGCACGATGATCCGTTCTATCTGCCGGGCCTGCAGGACATTACTGCGCATGTGGACTTCACCGCTATCGCTGAAACCGCAATCGATCACGGTGCACACTTTCTGGGCTACACCTCGCAGGCGCATTTTCTGATCAATAATGGTGTGACGGATTTTCTCGGTGAGGTCTCACCGGAAAATGTAAAAGCATATGCACCGCTTTCCGCGCAATTGCAAAAACTCACCAGCCCTGCCGAAATGGGCGAGCTGTTCAAAGTCATCGCCCTGGGCAAGGGATTGGATCAGCCTTTGTCGGGATTCCTGCGCGGTGACTTATCGCGCGGTTTGTAA
- a CDS encoding class I SAM-dependent methyltransferase: MTIIQMSIDAPQVTLVANEREIMDQLLHLEGSRVLELGCGKAEKTRLVSEKAASVLALEVDELQLAKNKMIGDLPNVRFEYGGAENIPAADSNFDIVLMFKSLHHVPSESLDNAFSEICRVLKPGGMAYISEPVYAGEFNEILRLFHDEKKVREAAFAAEVRAVSTRQLTLVQQKFFLQPSHFESFSQFENQVLKVTHTDHQLSPALLEEVRSKFNRHMSPTGAAFLTPIRIDLFAKPAP, translated from the coding sequence ATGACAATCATCCAAATGAGTATCGACGCCCCACAGGTCACCCTTGTTGCCAACGAGCGGGAAATCATGGACCAACTTCTGCACCTGGAAGGTTCGAGGGTACTCGAACTCGGCTGCGGCAAAGCGGAGAAAACTCGTCTGGTCAGTGAAAAAGCCGCTTCGGTACTTGCCCTGGAAGTGGACGAACTTCAGCTCGCAAAGAACAAGATGATCGGGGATCTGCCCAACGTCCGTTTCGAGTACGGCGGCGCCGAAAATATTCCTGCCGCCGATTCGAATTTCGATATCGTGTTGATGTTCAAGTCCCTGCACCACGTACCGTCCGAATCCCTCGACAACGCTTTTTCCGAAATCTGCCGTGTATTGAAGCCGGGTGGCATGGCTTATATCTCCGAGCCAGTCTATGCCGGAGAATTCAACGAAATACTCCGGCTATTCCACGACGAAAAGAAGGTACGCGAAGCCGCTTTCGCCGCCGAAGTGCGTGCAGTCTCAACTCGGCAGCTAACACTGGTCCAGCAGAAATTTTTCTTGCAACCTTCGCATTTTGAAAGTTTCAGTCAATTCGAAAACCAGGTTCTCAAAGTGACCCATACCGATCACCAACTATCACCTGCCCTGCTTGAAGAGGTCCGCTCAAAATTCAACCGGCACATGTCCCCGACTGGAGCGGCATTCCTCACCCCCATCCGAATCGACCTTTTCGCAAAACCGGCTCCGTGA
- a CDS encoding plasma-membrane proton-efflux P-type ATPase: MPEAAALQGLTSTEALQRQSTYGPNAVAEDRPHVWLVFLRKFWAPVPWMLEATIALQFALGKPDEAAIIAALLAFNAVLGFAHENRANNALAMLKSRLEIQVRVLRDNIWQKLPAQQLVPGDVVYLRMGDLATADIRLLDGKLLLDQSALTGESLPVEAGSGSFVHAGAIVKRGEAPGEVTATGVHTFFGKTAELVRSAKSVSHLETLIVTIVKYLVTLDAILVAALLTYSALYGIPLTEVLPFALILLVASVPIALPATYTLATALGALELAKNGVLVTRLSAIEEAAAMDVLASDKTGTITQNRLALTALRSYAPYNDKDLLYWAALACDHSTQDPIDLAILDAAQVRGLLSQLPRRLGFIPFDPETKRSEAQYDQSDNKLRVLKGAPRVIGGLVVNGIDIGSDVEKLGADGSRVLAVAIETGSNGLQLAGLVALQDPPREDSRMLIQDLHNLGVRVLMVSGDGPSTARAVAEKVGIGARVCAPEKLQEAIEQGALDYDVFARVLPEDKFRLVLALQQSGHVVGMSGDGVNDSPALKQAEVGIAMANATDVAKAAASLVLTNPGLGDIKAAIETSRRINQRMLTYTMNKIIKTLEIAIFLSVGVMLTGVFVITPLLMVLLLFTNDFVTMSIATDHVSFSRKPERWNIPNLMLTSGILAGFVLILSFAVFFAGRDWLHLPLNQLQTLIFVMLVFTGQGNVYLVRERRHFWQSLPSQWMLIASLLDIVVVFIFATKGILMTAIPVELVAGLVALVMVYLIAVDFIKIRVFKHFGF; encoded by the coding sequence ATGCCTGAAGCCGCCGCACTGCAAGGACTCACCAGCACCGAAGCCCTGCAACGGCAGTCAACGTACGGGCCCAATGCGGTGGCGGAAGACCGCCCTCATGTCTGGCTTGTTTTCCTGCGCAAATTCTGGGCACCGGTGCCCTGGATGCTGGAAGCGACGATCGCCTTGCAATTCGCGCTGGGCAAGCCGGACGAAGCCGCCATCATTGCCGCCCTGCTGGCATTCAATGCCGTACTGGGGTTTGCGCATGAAAATCGCGCCAACAACGCATTGGCAATGCTGAAGAGCCGCCTGGAGATTCAGGTCCGCGTCTTGCGTGACAATATCTGGCAAAAATTACCGGCTCAACAACTCGTACCGGGCGACGTGGTGTACCTGCGCATGGGCGACCTTGCCACAGCGGATATTCGTTTGCTTGACGGCAAATTGCTTCTGGATCAATCCGCACTTACCGGCGAATCGTTGCCGGTTGAAGCAGGTTCCGGATCTTTTGTGCATGCCGGCGCCATTGTGAAGCGCGGCGAAGCACCGGGCGAGGTCACCGCAACCGGAGTCCATACGTTTTTTGGCAAGACGGCCGAACTTGTGCGTAGCGCCAAGTCCGTAAGCCACCTGGAAACGCTCATCGTTACGATCGTCAAATATCTGGTGACACTGGACGCGATCCTGGTTGCCGCCTTGTTGACATACAGCGCGTTGTACGGAATCCCCCTGACCGAAGTGCTTCCTTTTGCGTTGATCCTGCTGGTTGCTTCCGTGCCCATCGCACTGCCGGCTACCTATACTCTCGCAACGGCGCTCGGTGCGCTGGAACTGGCCAAAAACGGCGTTCTGGTGACGCGTTTGTCGGCCATCGAGGAAGCCGCCGCAATGGATGTGCTGGCAAGCGACAAGACCGGCACCATCACTCAAAACCGGCTGGCGCTCACCGCGCTCCGTTCATACGCACCCTATAACGACAAAGATCTGCTGTATTGGGCTGCGCTCGCCTGCGACCATTCGACACAAGACCCGATAGATCTGGCCATTCTGGATGCCGCGCAGGTACGCGGCTTGCTGTCCCAACTGCCTCGGCGCCTGGGCTTTATTCCGTTCGACCCGGAGACCAAACGTTCCGAAGCGCAGTATGACCAGAGCGACAATAAATTGCGCGTGCTTAAGGGAGCACCGCGCGTGATTGGCGGGCTGGTCGTGAATGGAATCGACATCGGCTCTGACGTGGAAAAATTGGGGGCGGACGGTTCGCGCGTCCTGGCCGTTGCCATCGAAACCGGCAGCAACGGTTTGCAACTTGCGGGGTTGGTGGCACTGCAAGATCCGCCAAGGGAAGACTCCCGAATGTTGATCCAGGATCTGCACAATCTGGGAGTGCGGGTGTTGATGGTTTCCGGCGATGGTCCATCCACGGCACGCGCGGTGGCTGAAAAAGTGGGTATCGGCGCACGCGTGTGCGCGCCGGAAAAGCTGCAGGAAGCCATCGAACAAGGCGCTTTGGACTACGATGTATTTGCCCGCGTGTTGCCTGAAGACAAGTTTCGTCTGGTGCTGGCGTTGCAGCAAAGCGGACATGTAGTCGGCATGAGCGGCGACGGCGTCAACGATTCGCCAGCACTCAAGCAGGCCGAGGTTGGCATAGCCATGGCCAATGCCACGGATGTCGCCAAGGCCGCCGCCAGCCTGGTGCTGACCAACCCCGGACTGGGAGACATCAAGGCTGCGATAGAAACCAGCAGGCGCATCAACCAGCGCATGCTTACCTACACCATGAACAAGATCATCAAGACACTGGAGATCGCCATCTTCCTCAGTGTCGGTGTCATGCTGACGGGCGTGTTCGTGATCACCCCGCTGCTGATGGTGCTGCTGCTGTTCACCAACGATTTCGTCACGATGTCCATCGCCACGGACCATGTTTCTTTCTCGCGCAAACCCGAACGCTGGAACATTCCCAACCTGATGCTGACGTCGGGCATTCTCGCCGGCTTCGTGCTGATCCTGTCGTTCGCCGTGTTTTTTGCCGGGCGCGACTGGCTGCATCTGCCGTTGAACCAGTTACAGACGCTGATCTTCGTGATGCTGGTCTTTACCGGTCAGGGTAACGTTTATCTGGTACGCGAGCGCCGCCATTTCTGGCAATCGCTGCCGAGCCAATGGATGCTGATTGCTTCCTTGCTCGATATCGTCGTTGTCTTTATTTTCGCCACAAAGGGCATACTCATGACTGCCATACCCGTTGAACTGGTCGCCGGGCTGGTGGCACTGGTGATGGTTTATCTGATCGCGGTGGATTTCATCAAGATACGCGTGTTCAAGCATTTCGGCTTCTAG
- a CDS encoding lytic transglycosylase domain-containing protein: MRFVLFLLLVLPACALADQESDFRIARDALRAGNSSRLDKVAEKLSTTPLEPYVTYYQLHMHWGTKATPAIKAFLARTDESPVVDQFRGEWLKYLGEHESWDEFAEEYPHLVSTDDELTCYALQLRRQTDAAGALAEARKLWFNSEEMPDSCTPLFTEAIKQGVISEADVWQRMRLALENNNTTLARELIKKLPKAQVFPAAELSVAAGNPRRYLERTKFENAGMGRRMAALFALQRLARQSPQIAYTRWEHMANYFSEDEQRYFFGWQGYAGAQAHDERALLWYSVAGDAALNPKQLAWRTRAALRANNWHEVWESISAMSQQQQSEGAWRYWKGRALMALGRPVEAEMLFADLSREYNFYGQLASEELGGAPGAGMGSVHYQPSDTEIETIQAMPAIQRTLLLYRMDMRTEAAKEWAWATRNFSDRQLLVAAEVARRNEMYDRSINAADRTVQLHDFNLRYPAPYRESMQEDLHKHGLEEAWVYGLMRQESRFATMAKSDVGAAGLMQIMPDTARWVARQIGMKGYRKGLIHRLDVNIQLGTYYMKTVSHQFDDNPVLASAAYNAGPTRARQWRGTQPMEGAIYVETIPFDETRDYVKKVMSNTMYYSKLFGQTSQSLKQRLGTIEAQNAKNQKSYRDER; this comes from the coding sequence ATGAGATTTGTATTGTTCCTGCTGCTGGTGCTGCCTGCGTGTGCGCTGGCCGACCAAGAAAGTGATTTTCGCATCGCACGTGACGCGTTACGCGCTGGCAATTCCTCACGCCTGGACAAAGTGGCGGAGAAACTCAGTACAACCCCGCTGGAGCCCTACGTGACTTATTACCAGTTGCACATGCACTGGGGCACGAAAGCGACACCCGCGATCAAGGCATTTCTTGCACGTACCGACGAATCCCCGGTGGTCGATCAGTTTCGCGGAGAGTGGCTCAAATATCTCGGTGAGCACGAAAGCTGGGACGAATTTGCGGAAGAATACCCGCATCTGGTGAGCACGGATGACGAACTGACGTGTTATGCCCTGCAACTGCGTCGACAAACCGATGCTGCCGGTGCGCTGGCCGAAGCACGCAAGCTGTGGTTCAACAGCGAAGAAATGCCGGATAGTTGTACCCCATTGTTCACGGAAGCGATCAAGCAAGGCGTCATAAGCGAGGCCGATGTATGGCAGCGCATGCGTCTGGCGCTGGAGAACAACAACACTACGCTGGCCAGAGAACTGATCAAAAAGCTGCCCAAGGCGCAAGTCTTTCCGGCTGCCGAGTTGAGTGTTGCAGCGGGAAATCCGAGGCGCTATCTGGAAAGGACCAAATTCGAGAACGCAGGCATGGGACGGCGAATGGCGGCCTTGTTCGCCCTGCAACGCCTGGCCAGACAGTCGCCGCAGATCGCCTATACGCGCTGGGAACATATGGCCAATTATTTTTCCGAGGACGAACAGCGCTATTTCTTCGGCTGGCAGGGCTACGCCGGTGCACAAGCCCATGACGAACGGGCATTGCTCTGGTATTCGGTGGCAGGCGATGCGGCGTTGAATCCAAAACAACTGGCATGGCGCACCCGCGCGGCATTGCGTGCGAACAACTGGCACGAAGTGTGGGAAAGCATCAGTGCGATGTCGCAGCAACAGCAAAGCGAAGGGGCGTGGCGATACTGGAAAGGCCGCGCACTTATGGCACTGGGACGGCCTGTAGAAGCCGAGATGTTATTTGCCGATCTGAGTCGCGAATATAATTTCTACGGACAGCTAGCCTCCGAAGAATTGGGGGGCGCGCCGGGTGCGGGCATGGGTTCGGTGCATTACCAGCCGAGCGATACCGAGATCGAAACCATACAGGCCATGCCTGCGATACAGCGCACCCTGCTGTTGTATCGCATGGACATGCGTACCGAAGCCGCAAAGGAATGGGCCTGGGCAACGCGGAACTTCAGTGACCGGCAATTGCTGGTGGCAGCCGAAGTGGCACGCCGCAACGAGATGTACGACCGTTCGATCAATGCGGCGGATCGCACGGTGCAGCTGCACGATTTCAACTTGCGCTATCCCGCACCGTACCGTGAAAGCATGCAGGAAGACCTGCACAAGCACGGTCTGGAGGAGGCATGGGTGTACGGTCTGATGCGGCAGGAAAGCCGTTTTGCGACCATGGCAAAATCCGATGTCGGCGCAGCCGGATTGATGCAGATCATGCCGGATACGGCGCGCTGGGTGGCAAGGCAGATCGGCATGAAGGGCTACCGCAAGGGGCTGATCCATCGGCTGGATGTGAACATCCAGCTCGGCACGTATTACATGAAAACGGTCTCGCATCAATTTGACGACAACCCGGTGCTGGCATCCGCCGCATACAACGCGGGCCCGACCAGGGCGCGGCAATGGCGCGGCACACAGCCGATGGAAGGAGCGATCTACGTCGAGACCATTCCGTTCGACGAGACGCGCGATTATGTGAAGAAGGTCATGAGCAACACCATGTATTACTCCAAGCTGTTCGGACAGACTTCGCAATCGCTCAAGCAGCGGCTCGGCACCATCGAGGCGCAAAACGCGAAGAACCAGAAATCCTATCGCGATGAACGTTAA
- a CDS encoding cytochrome-c peroxidase gives MKMKRTFLAVVATASIAGTGLANAANSSEPIQPIEAVKTSNPALVELGKKLFFDPRLSKSGFISCNSCHNLSMGGTDNIKTSIGHNWHQGPINAPTVLNSSMSLAQFWDGRAADLKAQASGPIANPGEMGFTHELAVGVLQSIPAYVAEFKTNFGSDKVTIGEVTQAIAAFEETLVTPNSRFDKWLKGDKHALNANEIAGYKLFKDSGCVACHNGPAVGGNSYQKMGVVEPYKTTNPAEGRSAVTGKNEDRFNFKVPTLRNVELTYPYFHDGGAATLKDAVNTMGKIQLGKKFTDGENAQIVAFLKTLTGDQPSFNLPILPPSSDSTPRPQPFDN, from the coding sequence ATGAAAATGAAGCGTACCTTTCTCGCCGTCGTTGCGACGGCATCAATTGCCGGTACCGGCCTCGCCAATGCCGCCAATAGCTCCGAGCCGATTCAACCCATCGAAGCGGTCAAAACCAGCAATCCGGCCCTGGTCGAACTGGGCAAGAAGCTGTTCTTCGATCCACGCCTTTCCAAGTCAGGTTTTATTTCTTGCAACTCCTGCCACAATTTGTCCATGGGCGGCACCGATAACATCAAGACGTCTATCGGTCACAACTGGCATCAGGGTCCGATCAATGCGCCTACCGTCCTTAATTCCAGCATGAGTTTGGCCCAGTTCTGGGACGGGCGTGCGGCAGACCTCAAAGCCCAGGCCAGCGGCCCTATCGCCAATCCCGGCGAAATGGGTTTCACCCACGAACTTGCTGTCGGGGTTCTGCAATCCATCCCTGCTTATGTCGCCGAGTTCAAGACCAACTTCGGGTCAGACAAGGTGACCATAGGCGAGGTAACCCAGGCTATCGCTGCTTTCGAGGAAACCCTGGTGACGCCAAACTCGCGTTTCGACAAATGGCTAAAGGGTGACAAGCATGCTTTGAACGCCAACGAAATTGCCGGTTACAAGCTGTTCAAGGATAGCGGTTGCGTGGCCTGCCATAATGGCCCCGCAGTGGGCGGCAATTCCTATCAGAAGATGGGCGTTGTCGAGCCCTACAAGACCACCAACCCGGCGGAAGGCCGTTCGGCGGTCACCGGCAAAAATGAGGATCGTTTCAACTTCAAGGTTCCGACCCTGCGCAACGTTGAATTGACCTATCCCTACTTCCATGACGGCGGAGCCGCTACGCTTAAAGATGCCGTCAATACCATGGGCAAGATACAACTTGGCAAGAAATTCACTGATGGAGAAAACGCCCAAATTGTGGCTTTCCTGAAGACGCTGACCGGAGATCAGCCTTCATTCAATTTGCCTATCCTGCCGCCTTCATCCGACAGCACTCCGAGGCCGCAACCGTTCGACAACTAA
- a CDS encoding C40 family peptidase has product MTVRIILFVCVLFLSRGILAAEQTGPMQQPGVNGADQPKLESLPDAIQSMLQLALNQIGVSYHRGGVSPETGFDCSGFVRYIFDQAAGIELPHSARAISLIGTSIQLAELHPGDLLFFRLKRRAVSHVGIYLGNNQFIHDASNRTGGVRISNLEGYWAGHFKMARRFDLPSEQSSKNPE; this is encoded by the coding sequence ATGACTGTGAGAATTATTCTATTCGTATGTGTACTGTTTCTGAGCAGGGGCATCCTGGCGGCTGAACAAACCGGCCCCATGCAACAACCCGGTGTCAATGGTGCGGATCAGCCCAAATTGGAAAGCCTGCCGGATGCTATCCAGAGTATGTTGCAGCTGGCCCTCAATCAGATTGGAGTTTCGTACCACAGGGGCGGCGTAAGCCCTGAAACCGGTTTTGATTGCAGCGGCTTTGTGCGTTACATTTTCGATCAAGCCGCAGGAATAGAGCTGCCACACAGTGCAAGGGCCATCAGTCTGATTGGGACAAGCATCCAGTTGGCAGAATTGCACCCGGGCGATTTGCTGTTTTTTCGCCTCAAGCGCCGAGCCGTTTCCCATGTCGGGATTTATCTTGGCAATAATCAGTTCATCCATGACGCAAGCAATCGTACGGGCGGCGTCAGAATCTCAAACTTGGAAGGCTATTGGGCCGGGCATTTCAAGATGGCGCGCCGCTTTGATTTGCCTTCTGAACAATCCTCCAAAAACCCGGAATAA
- a CDS encoding pteridine reductase, with translation MQGKTVLVTGGAKRVGAAIVRRLHAAGANVAIHCHVSLQDAQALRAELNEQRPDSACTVQADLLDISALPRVIEEAIGQFGHLHALVNNASSFYPTPLDQMNEQQWNDLLGTNLKAPLFLAQAAASELRRSHGCIVNIVDIHADFPMHGHLLYNVAKTGLAGLTRALAQELAPQIRVNGVAPGINLWPESAAWQDVEQRRRLVAHTPLKREGEPDDIARTVQFLIADAPYITGQILAVDGGRSINL, from the coding sequence ATGCAAGGCAAAACAGTATTGGTGACAGGCGGGGCAAAGCGCGTCGGCGCGGCTATCGTGCGCCGTTTGCATGCGGCAGGCGCGAACGTCGCAATCCATTGTCATGTCTCGTTGCAGGATGCGCAGGCTCTGCGTGCCGAATTGAACGAGCAGCGTCCCGATTCGGCCTGCACCGTGCAGGCGGACCTGCTGGATATCTCCGCCTTGCCGCGCGTGATAGAGGAGGCCATCGGGCAATTCGGTCATCTCCATGCGCTGGTCAACAACGCCTCCAGTTTTTATCCCACGCCGCTGGATCAAATGAACGAGCAGCAATGGAACGACCTGCTCGGCACCAACCTGAAGGCGCCATTGTTCCTGGCTCAGGCAGCTGCAAGCGAGTTGCGCCGCAGCCACGGATGCATCGTCAATATCGTCGATATCCACGCCGATTTTCCGATGCACGGACACTTGCTGTATAACGTGGCCAAGACGGGCCTGGCTGGGCTCACCCGCGCGTTGGCGCAGGAACTTGCGCCGCAGATACGTGTTAACGGGGTCGCGCCGGGCATCAATCTCTGGCCGGAAAGCGCAGCGTGGCAAGATGTGGAACAGCGCCGCAGACTCGTTGCACATACTCCGCTCAAACGCGAGGGCGAGCCGGACGACATCGCCAGGACCGTGCAATTCCTGATCGCCGACGCACCCTATATCACGGGCCAGATATTGGCGGTCGACGGGGGGCGCAGTATCAACCTTTGA
- a CDS encoding multifunctional CCA addition/repair protein: MTIYCVGGAVRDRLLGLPVQDHDWVVVGSTPDEMVARGFKPVGSDFPVFLHPETHEEYALARTERKVAQGYKGFTVYATPEVTLEQDLLRRDFTVNAIAQDADGKLIDPYGGQADLRAGVLRHVSAAFAEDPVRILRGARFAARFGFTFAPETLRLMRTMVENGEVDALVAERVWQELARGLMEKHPSRFFTTLRECGALKKILPELDALFGVPQPPQYHPEIDCGIHAMLVLDDTAQHGYPLEVRFAALGHDLGKGSTPANALPRHIGHEMRSVEHLKDVCERLRVPGECRDLAMLVARHHGNVHRARELRADTIVKLFDSCDLWRKPERFTQLLQACESDAHGRTGHEQDAYPQSAYLLRCAQAAQAVNAGEIARACPDKNLIADRVREARIMAVEAITKAI; encoded by the coding sequence CTGACAATCTATTGCGTCGGCGGTGCAGTTCGCGACCGGTTGCTCGGCTTGCCCGTGCAGGATCACGATTGGGTGGTGGTGGGCAGCACGCCGGATGAGATGGTTGCGCGCGGCTTCAAACCGGTGGGCAGCGACTTTCCGGTGTTTCTGCATCCCGAAACCCATGAGGAATATGCGCTGGCACGCACCGAACGCAAGGTGGCTCAGGGTTACAAAGGGTTCACCGTGTATGCCACACCTGAAGTGACGCTGGAGCAGGACCTGCTGCGCCGCGACTTCACCGTCAACGCCATTGCACAGGATGCAGACGGCAAACTCATCGATCCCTACGGCGGACAGGCCGACCTGAGGGCGGGCGTGTTGCGCCATGTGAGTGCCGCATTTGCCGAGGACCCGGTGCGCATCCTGCGCGGCGCGCGCTTTGCGGCGCGCTTCGGATTCACCTTCGCGCCGGAGACATTGAGGCTGATGCGCACGATGGTGGAAAACGGCGAAGTCGATGCACTGGTGGCCGAGCGCGTATGGCAGGAACTGGCGCGCGGCCTGATGGAAAAACATCCGTCGCGTTTCTTCACCACGCTGCGCGAGTGCGGTGCACTGAAAAAGATATTGCCGGAACTGGATGCGCTGTTTGGCGTGCCTCAACCGCCCCAGTACCACCCCGAGATAGACTGCGGCATTCATGCCATGCTGGTGCTGGACGATACTGCGCAGCACGGCTATCCCCTCGAAGTTCGCTTTGCCGCACTGGGGCACGATCTGGGCAAAGGCAGCACGCCCGCGAATGCCCTGCCGCGCCACATCGGCCATGAGATGCGCAGCGTCGAACACCTGAAGGATGTGTGCGAACGGCTGCGTGTACCCGGCGAATGCCGCGATCTGGCTATGCTCGTGGCGAGACACCACGGCAATGTGCATCGCGCCAGGGAACTGCGTGCCGACACAATTGTGAAACTGTTCGATAGCTGCGATCTGTGGCGCAAGCCGGAACGTTTCACGCAGCTATTGCAGGCATGCGAATCAGATGCACACGGGCGTACCGGACACGAGCAGGATGCCTATCCGCAGTCAGCCTATCTGCTGCGCTGTGCGCAAGCTGCACAGGCAGTGAATGCCGGAGAGATCGCGCGCGCATGCCCGGACAAGAATCTGATCGCCGACAGGGTACGCGAGGCGCGCATCATGGCGGTGGAAGCCATTACCAAGGCCATATAA
- a CDS encoding DNA-deoxyinosine glycosylase: protein MSHRHSFAPISNSDARVLILGSMPGNVSLEKNEYYALPQNAFWKIMGELVGAGLSRPYEERVSILKSSRIALWDVLASCERKSSLDADIRKGTEIGNDFETFFKQHLHIKHVFFNGAKAEQSFKKFVIGKQKLPPLTFHRLPSTSPAHAGKSYTDKLLAWRAVISG from the coding sequence ATGTCTCACAGGCACAGTTTCGCGCCAATAAGCAATTCCGATGCAAGGGTGTTGATTCTGGGTAGCATGCCTGGCAATGTATCGCTGGAAAAAAACGAGTACTACGCCCTGCCGCAGAATGCCTTCTGGAAAATCATGGGTGAGTTGGTGGGTGCCGGCTTGTCTCGCCCATATGAAGAACGAGTTTCCATTCTGAAGTCTTCCCGCATCGCCTTATGGGATGTACTGGCATCATGTGAACGCAAATCCAGTCTGGACGCTGATATCAGAAAAGGCACCGAGATCGGAAATGATTTCGAAACTTTCTTCAAGCAACATCTGCATATCAAGCATGTATTCTTCAACGGAGCGAAGGCAGAACAAAGTTTCAAAAAGTTCGTAATCGGGAAACAGAAACTACCGCCACTGACATTTCACCGTCTGCCTTCGACCAGCCCGGCACATGCCGGAAAGAGCTATACAGACAAACTGCTGGCATGGCGGGCAGTCATAAGCGGTTGA